A part of Falco naumanni isolate bFalNau1 chromosome 19, bFalNau1.pat, whole genome shotgun sequence genomic DNA contains:
- the TIA1 gene encoding nucleolysin TIA-1 isoform X4 yields the protein MEDEMPKTLYVGNLSRDVTEALILQLFSQIGPCKNCKMIMDTAGNDPYCFVEFYEHRHAAAALAAMNGRKIMGKEVKVNWATTPSSQKKDTSSSTVVNTQRSQDHFHVFVGDLSPEITTEDIKAAFAPFGRISVALKNGQNCHG from the exons aTGGAGGATGAAATGCCCAAGACCCT ATACGTGGGGAACCTGTCAAGAGATGTGACCGAAGCTCTAATCCTCCAGCTGTTCAGCCAGATCGGACCCTGCAAAAACTGCAAAATGATAATGGAT ACAGCTGGAAACGATCCGTACTGTTTTGTGGAGTTCTATGAGCACCGGCACGCGGCTGCAGCGCTGGCTGCTATGAATGGCCGGAAGATAATGGGTAAG GAGGTCAAAGTGAACTGGGCGACGACCCCCAGCAGCCAGAAGAAAGATACCAGCA GTAGTACCGTTGTCAACACACAGCGTTCACAAG ACCATTTCCATGTCTTTGTCGGAGACCTCAGTCCAGAAATTACAACTGAAGATATAAAAGCCGCTTTTGCACCATTTGGAAGAATATC AGTGGCTCTGAAGAATGGACAGAATTGCCATGGCTAA
- the PCYOX1 gene encoding LOW QUALITY PROTEIN: prenylcysteine oxidase 1 (The sequence of the model RefSeq protein was modified relative to this genomic sequence to represent the inferred CDS: deleted 2 bases in 2 codons), whose product MAPPPPPPAPALRAEPAPRPRQRLGSPSAAGPAEPERRTIPPPVLARWRVAGEGARPAEGGRHRASVVGAGVGGAAAAHFLRQRFGRGARLAVLERAAPGGRVATVRLEGAGYEAGGAVLHPLNLHMKRFVSDLGLSAAPARGGLMGIYDGEGMVFEESSWYPLTLLRLLWRYGLGPLRAHLWVEGILDSFMRIYRYQMHEFAFSSTEHLLRALGGSAFTRLLNQTTEEALRNAGFSQRFINEVVGPVMRVNYGQGVNINAFVGAVSLAGAESGLWSVKGGNNLVCSGLISASKAEVIPGTVLSIEPKTRLGPRGDPVTLYQVTYNTSSGLTGDTYDIVVIAAPLGRQMANITFKNFDPPIPEFPNPYHQTVATFVHGRLNTSFFGYQDPDSFHLGAIFTMDNPKLFINSLGVVSPVGDAGNEEKLPTQLAVWKVFSKEVLTKEQLNLLFSSYDSIKVKKWLAYPRYSPPEKCPPIILHDNLYYLNGIERAASAMEMSAIAAKNAALLAYHRWYGNTNKIDQEDLHDKLKTEL is encoded by the exons AtggcgccgccgccgcccccgcccgccccggctcTTCGCGCCGagccggccccgcggccccgtCAGCGGCTGGGCAGCCCgagcgccgccggccccgccgagcCCGAGCGGCGGACAATACCCCCGCCGGTCCTCGCAAGATGGCGGGTGGCGGGCGAAGGGGCCCGGCCGGCCGAGGGGGGGCGGCACCGCGCAT CCGTGGTGGgcgccggggtg gggggcgcgGCCGCTGCCCACTTCCTCCGGCAGCGCTTCGGGCGCGGCGCGCGGCTGGCGGTGCTGGAGcgcgcggcgccgggcgggcgcGTGGCCACGGTGCGGCTGGAGGGCGCCGGGTACGAGGCG GGGGGCGCCGTCCTGCACCCCCTCAACCTGCACATGAAGCGCTTCGTCAGCGACCTGG GGCTCTCGGccgccccggcgcggggggggctGATGGGCATTTACGACGGGGAGGGGATGGTGTTCGAGGAGAGCAGCTGGTACCCCCTGACCCTGCTGCGGCTGCTCTGGCGCTACGGGCTCGGCCCCCTGCGCGCCCACCTCTGGGTGGAGGGCATCCTCGACAGCTTCATGCG GATCTACCGCTACCAGATGCACGAGTTCGCCTTCAGCAGCACCGAGCACCTGCTGCGCGCCCTGGGCGGCAGCGCCTTCACCCGCCTGCTGAACCAGACCACGGAGGAAGCCCTGCGGAACGCCGGCTTCTCCCAGCGGTTCATCAACGAGGTGGTGGGCCCGGTGATGAGAGTCAACTACGGGCAAGGTGTCAACATCAACGCTTTTGTAG GTGCCGTTTCTCTGGCAGGGGCAGAATCAGGCCTTTGGTCAGTAAAAGGGGGGAACAACCTCGTCTGCTCCGGGCTCATCTCCGCCTCCAAAGCCGAAGTTATTCCCGGCACGGTTTTGTCTATAGAGCCAAAAACCAGACTCGGACCCAGGG GGGACCCGGTGACGCTCTACCAGGTGACTTACAACACGTCGTCGGGGCTCACGGGGGACACGTACGACATCGTCGTCATCGCCGCTCCGCTGGGCCGCCAAATGGCCAACATCACCTTCAAGAACTTTGACCCTCCTATCCCGGAGTTCCCAAATCCTTACCACCAGACCGTCGCCACGTTCGTGCACGGACGATTAAACACCTCCTTCTTTGGCTACCAGGACCCAGACTCTTTTCATTTGGGTGCCATCTTCACCATGGACAACCCCAAGCTCTTCATCAACAGCCTGGGAGTGGTGTCTCCCGTGGGAGACGCGGGCAACGAGGAAAAGCTTCCCACCCAGCTGGCTGTCTGGAAGGTGTTCTCCAAGGAGGTCCTCACCAAAGAGCAGCTCaacttgcttttctcctcctaCGACTCCATCAAAGTGAAGAAATGGTTGGCATACCCCCGCTACAGCCCCCCCGAAAAATGTCCACCCATCATCTTGCACGACAACCTCTACTACTTGAATGGCATCGAGCGGGCGGCCAGCGCCATGGAGATGAGCGCCATCGCCGCCAAAAACGCCGCCCTGCTCGCTTATCACCGCTGGTACGGGAACACCAACAAGATCGACCAGGAGGATTTGCACGACAAGTTGAAAACGGAGCTGTGA
- the SNRPG gene encoding small nuclear ribonucleoprotein G isoform X1 — protein MSKAHPPELKKFMDKKLSLKLNGGRHVQGILRGFDPFMNLVIDECVEMAPGGQQNNIGMVVIRGNSIIMLEALERV, from the exons ATGAGCAAGGCGCACCCGCCCGAGCTGAAGAA GTTCATGGACAAGAAGCTGTCAT TGAAATTAAATGGCGGCCGACACGTCCAGGGGATTTTGCGGGGGTTTGATCCCTTCATGAACCTCGTCATCGATGAGTGCGTGGAGATGGCGCCGGGAGGGCAGCAGAACAACATCGGCATGGTG GTAATACGAGGGAACAGCATCATCATGCTGGAAGCCTTGGAACGAGTATAG
- the SNRPG gene encoding small nuclear ribonucleoprotein G isoform X2, translating into MDKKLSLKLNGGRHVQGILRGFDPFMNLVIDECVEMAPGGQQNNIGMVVIRGNSIIMLEALERV; encoded by the exons ATGGACAAGAAGCTGTCAT TGAAATTAAATGGCGGCCGACACGTCCAGGGGATTTTGCGGGGGTTTGATCCCTTCATGAACCTCGTCATCGATGAGTGCGTGGAGATGGCGCCGGGAGGGCAGCAGAACAACATCGGCATGGTG GTAATACGAGGGAACAGCATCATCATGCTGGAAGCCTTGGAACGAGTATAG
- the FAM136A gene encoding protein FAM136A, with product MAEAAQGRVQAAVEGAVQALERERIRGMQGAMFRCSARCCEDSAASMQQVQRCIERCHAPLAQAQAIVTAELEHFQDRLSRCTLHCNDKARDALEAGGAEARVRGQLDACLATCGDDHLRLVPAMAKKMQEGLAALQQ from the exons ATGGCGGAGGCGGCGCAGGGCCGGGTGCAGGCGGCCGTGGAGGGCGCGGTGCAGGCGCTGGAGCGGGAGCGGATCCGCGGCATGCAG ggCGCCATGTTCCGCTGCAGCGCACGGTGCTGCGAGGACAGCGCGGCCTCCATGCAGCAGGTGCAGCGCTGCATCGAGCGCTGCCACGCGCCGCTGGCCCAGGCGCAGGCCATTGTCACCGCCGAGCTCGAGCACTTCCAG GACCGGCTGAGCCGCTGCACGCTGCATTGCAACGACAAGGCCAGGGACGCGCTGGAGGCGGGGGGCGCGGAGGCGCGGGTGCGTGGCCAGCTGGATGCCTGCCTGGCTACCTGCGGCGACGACCACCTGCGCCTGGTGCCCGCCATGGCCAAGAAGATGCAGGAGGGGCTGGCGGCCCTGCAGCAGTag
- the TGFA gene encoding protransforming growth factor alpha, with translation MPGQAAAALAVGVLLAACHALENTTAARSAPGPPVAAAVRSHFNDCPDSHRQFCFHGTCRFLVQEDKPACVCHSGYVGTRCEHADLLAVVAANQKKQTITALVAVAVVASALLVAACVLVHCCRLRKRCRWCREPGGGQEKPGGLLKGATSCCRAETGV, from the exons GTGTGCTGCTCGCCGCGTGCCACGCGCTGGAGAACACCACAGCAGCCCGCAGCG CTCCGGGCCCGCCGGTGGCAGCCGCGGTCAGGTCCCACTTCAACGACTGCCCCGACTCCCACCGGCAGTTCTGCTTCCACGGCACCTGCCGGTTCCTGGTGCAGGAGGACAAGCCGGCGTGCGT GTGCCACTCGGGGTACGTGGGGACGCGGTGCGAGCACGCCGACCTGCTGGCCGTGGTGGCCGCCAACCAGAAGAAGCAAACCATCACCGCCTTGGTGGCGGTGGCGGTGGTGGCCTCGGCGCTGCTGGTGGCGGCGTGCGTCCTGGTGCA CTGCTGCCGGCTGCGGAAGCGGTGCCGGTGGTGCCGGGAGCCCGGCGGTGGGCAGGAGAAGCCGGGTGGGCTCCTGAAAGGTGCCACGTCCTGCTGCCGTGCCGAGACGG GGGTCTGA